The following are encoded in a window of Vespula pensylvanica isolate Volc-1 chromosome 2, ASM1446617v1, whole genome shotgun sequence genomic DNA:
- the LOC122637486 gene encoding 3-hydroxy-3-methylglutaryl-coenzyme A reductase isoform X2, which yields MLAKLFEIHGRFCASHPLEVIVTTLTLTACMLNMDTGNGQTHDADVLPVTVNCRHGRCNPDDLSAVEIIVMTIIRCLAILFTYHQFRNLQKLGSKYILGIAGLFIVFSSIVFTSSVVNFGRSIFDLKDALFFFLLLIDLSKAAILAQFALSSRSQEEVRANIARGMSLLGPTITLDTLVETLLIGIGSLSGFKRLETLCSFACLGAIVNYVVFLTFYPACLSLILELSRGNHSMGPLSADKIFMMYSLNEEEQKPNPVVERVKLIMIAGLFVVHANSRWPFKSSASEHTVEGAIPTNSHIVVNAYNETDKHSEIKEYLMNWLSVSAENIVILILLLALAIKFIFFEDKGDITKQLRFEEDNTENVIESEIITTEKMDVSLRRRFEGTIQRPIFPLSEINSDWIEVINERNIELVDKEIQTDEKVSSTDRSSNKDSSHRPIEPRNLEECIEIYQSELGTNALTDTEIINLVQNKYIPAYQLEKAVGDMERSVCIRRLLLGTTGNFTDDLLEIPYKNYDYSKVLGSCCENVIGYVPVPVGIAGPLLIDGEYFHVPMATTEGCLVASTNRGSRALLKGGVTSRLLADGMTRGPVVRFPNIVRASEAMSWMQTQENFQKMKVSFDQTSRFARLIKIHVRNAGRHLFIRFVAKTGDAMGMNMLSKGTEKSLQTVQSYFPDMEVLSLSGNFCTDKKSAAVNWIEGRGKSVVCEAVVPSEIVTSVLKTSVHALVDVNISKNLIGSAVAGSIGGFNAHAANIVTAIFIATGQDPAQNVTSSNCMTLMEPWGPDGTDLYVSCTMPSIEIGTVGGGTGLPAQSACLAMLGVKGANIEQPGENASRLARIVCATVLAGELSLMAALTAGHLVKSHLRHNRSSTTVSNPMSIVQSTKEEQLSVPSISLPSPKQCSEY from the exons ATGTTGGCGAAACTCTTTGAAATACATGGCAGATTTTGTGCTAGTCATCCGTTAGAGGTAATCGTAACAACATTGACCCTAACAGCGTGTATGTTGAACATGGATACTGGAAATGGACAAACTCATGATGCTGATGTTCTACCTGTGACAGTAAATTGTCGGCATGGTCGATGTAATCCTGAC GATTTGAGCGCTGTGGAAATTATAGTAATGACTATAATACGATGTCTTGcaattctttttacatatCATCAATTCCGAAATCTTCAGAAACTTggttcaaaatatatattag GTATTGCTGGCTTATTCATAGTTTTTTCAAGTATAGTATTTACATCCAGCGTCGTAAATTTTGGTCGTAGCATCTTCGATCTAAA GGATGCactgttcttcttcttacttttgaTTGATCTTTCGAAAGCTGCTATATTAGCACAGTTCGCTTTAAGTTCTAGAAGTCAAGAAGAAGTACGTGCTAATATAGCTCGTGGGATGTCTCTTTTGGGTCCAACTATAACATTGGATACTCTAGTCGAAACACTTCTCATTGGAATAGGCTCTTTATCAGGCTTTAAACGATTGGAAACGCTCTGCAGTTTTGCGTGTCTTGGTGCAATTGTAAACTACGTTGTATTCTTGACATTTTATCCCGCGTGCTTATCACTCATTCTCGAG CTCTCTCGAGGAAATCACAGTATGGGTCCATTAAGTgcagataaaatttttatgatgtattctttaaacgaagaagaacaaaaaccAAATCCCGTAGTAGAACGTGTTAAACTAATTATGATTGCTGGTTTATTCGTGGTTCATGCAAACAG CCGTTGGCCATTTAAAAGTAGTGCAAGTGAACATACAGTAGAAGGTGCAATTCCAACCAATTCACATATTGTAGTAAATGCATATAACGAAACTGATAAACATTCAGAAATTAAAGAATACTTAATGAATTGGCTATCAGTTAGTGCAGAAAATATAGTTATACTGATTTTACTCCTGGCATTAGccattaaattcattttctttgaagATAAAGGAGATATAACAAAACAATTGAGGTTCGAAGAAGATAATACAGAGAACGTAATTGAATCAGAAATTATTACTACAGAAAAGATGGATGTTTCATTAAGACGAAGATTTGAAGGAACTATTCAACGACCAATCTTTCCATTGTCTGAAATAAATAGTGATTGGATAGAAGTAATAAACGAGCGTAACATAGAACTTGTtgataaagaaatacaaaCTGATGAAAAAGTGAGTTCTACGGATAGATCAAGTAACAAAGATTCTTCACACCGACCTATTGAACCAAGAAATTTAGAGGAGTGtattgaaatttatcaatCTGAG CTTGGAACAAACGCACTAACAGATACAGAAATCATTAATTtagtacaaaataaatatatacctgCATATCAATTAGAAAAAGCTGTAGGAGATATGGAAAGAAGTGTCTGCATCAGACGACTCTTATTAGGCACTACTGGAAATTTTACTGatgatttattagaaataccatataaaaattatgactACTCAAAAGTACTAGGATCCTGTTGTGAAAATGTTATTGGTTATGTACCAGTTCCTGTTGGCATTGCTGGACCTTTATTAATCGATGGAGAATATTTTCACGTTCCTATGGCTACGACCGAAGGTTGTTTAGTAGCATCTACTAATCGTGGCAGTAGAGCATTATTAAAAGGCGGAGTGACAAGCCGTTTATTGGCAGATGGTATGACAAGAGGACCGGTCGTTCGATTTCCAAACATCGTTAGAGCTAGCGAAGCTATGTCATGGATGCAAACTCAAGAAAACTTTCAAAAGATGAAAGTTAGTTTTGATCAAACAAGCAGATTTGCCAGATTAATCAAAATCCATGTACGAAATGCAGGaagacatttatttattcgcttCGTAGCCAAAACTGGCGATGCTATGGGAATGAATATGCTTTCCAAGGGAACAGAAAAATCTTTACAGACAGTACAATCATATTTCCCTGACATGGAAGTTTTATCTCTCAGTGGTAATTTCTGTACAGACAAAAAATCAGCTGCTGTAAATTGGATTGAAGGTAGAGGTAAAAGTGTAGTTTGTGAAGCAGTGGTGCCATCAGAAATAGTGACAAGTGTACTAAAGACATCTGTTCATGCATTAGTCGATGTCAATATAAGCAAAAATCTGATAGGATCAGCAGTAGCTGGTAGCATAGGAGGATTCAATGCTCATGCAGCGAATATAGTGACTGCCATTTTTATAGCTACTGGACAAGATCCTGCACAAAATGTAACTAGTAGCAATTGCATGACATTGATGGAACCATGGGGACCAGATGGTACAGATTTATATGTCTCTTGTACAATGCCAAGTATTGAAATAGGCACTGTAGGTGGAGGGACAGGACTTCCAGCACAAAGTGCATGTCTAGCTATGTTAGGTGTAAAAGGAGCAAATATAGAACAACCTGGTGAAAATGCCAGCAGACTTGCAAGGATAGTTTGTGCTACCGTACTTGCTGGAGAGTTATCTCTAATGGCTGCTCTAACAGCTGGACATTTAGTCAAAAGTCATCTTAGGCATAATAG ATCATCAACAACAGTAAGCAACCCAATGAGCATTGTGCAAAGTACTAAAGAAGAGCAATTATCAGTACCAAGTATATCACTACCTTCGCCAAAACAGTGTTCAGAATATTAG
- the LOC122627374 gene encoding DNA repair protein complementing XP-A cells homolog, whose product MSTEIINNKSNSIINEDVSSQMKEELKERAERNRQKALLLKNSKLVAHPYAKGENDESSKGRAIKLQGKRVVDSGGGFLIEENDELEQQMVKIVTEPAPFISLLPRCNDCNKEFKDSYLLQTFDLEVCDACRDSKDKHSLITKSEAKQEYLLRDYDFDKREPALKYIVRKNPHNPRWGEMKLYLHLQIEQRALEVWGSEEKLLEEKEKRDLKREETKIKHFNKKIKRLRMQVRSSLYNKTTKADHVHEFGEETYNETDDTYSHTCLSCGYDETYEKM is encoded by the exons ATGTCgactgaaataataaataataaaagtaattctattataaatgaaGATGTATCATCCCaaatgaaagaagaacttAAGGAAAGAGCTGAAAGAAACAGACAAAAGGCAttgttgttaaaaaattcgaaacttGTAGCTCATCCATATGCAAAAGG TGAGAATGATGAGTCATCCAAAGGTAGAGCAATAAAGCTTCAAGGAAAACGTGTTGTTGATAGTGGTGGTGGATTTCttatagaagaaaatgatgaattaGAACAACAAAtg GTGAAAATCGTAACGGAACCCGCACCCTTCATCAGTTTATTACCTCGTTGTAATGATtgtaataaagaatttaaagatTCTTATCTTCTTCAGACTTTTGATCTAGAAGTATGTGACGCATGCag agatAGCAAGGACAAACATTCTCTAATTACCAAATCAGAAGCTaaacaagaatatttattaagagaTTACGATTTCGATAAAAGAGAGCCAGCATTAAAGTatattgttagaaaaaatcCTCATAATCCACGTTGGggtgaaatgaaattatatttacatttacaaaTAGAACAAAGAGCATTAGAGGTTTGGGGCTCAGAAGAGAAAttgttagaagaaaaagaaaagcgtgatttgaagagagaagaaaccaaaataaaacattttaataaaaag ATTAAAAGACTGAGAATGCAAGTAAGAAGCTCTCTCTACAATAAAACGACAAAGGCCGATCACGTTCATGAATTTGGAGAGGAAACTTATAATGAGACTGATGATACATATTCCCATACATGTTTATCATGTGGATATGATGAAACatatgaaaaaatgtaa
- the LOC122637486 gene encoding 3-hydroxy-3-methylglutaryl-coenzyme A reductase isoform X1 — MLYEHHSSLNMRKRFGYCKKSKKLGKMLAKLFEIHGRFCASHPLEVIVTTLTLTACMLNMDTGNGQTHDADVLPVTVNCRHGRCNPDDLSAVEIIVMTIIRCLAILFTYHQFRNLQKLGSKYILGIAGLFIVFSSIVFTSSVVNFGRSIFDLKDALFFFLLLIDLSKAAILAQFALSSRSQEEVRANIARGMSLLGPTITLDTLVETLLIGIGSLSGFKRLETLCSFACLGAIVNYVVFLTFYPACLSLILELSRGNHSMGPLSADKIFMMYSLNEEEQKPNPVVERVKLIMIAGLFVVHANSRWPFKSSASEHTVEGAIPTNSHIVVNAYNETDKHSEIKEYLMNWLSVSAENIVILILLLALAIKFIFFEDKGDITKQLRFEEDNTENVIESEIITTEKMDVSLRRRFEGTIQRPIFPLSEINSDWIEVINERNIELVDKEIQTDEKVSSTDRSSNKDSSHRPIEPRNLEECIEIYQSELGTNALTDTEIINLVQNKYIPAYQLEKAVGDMERSVCIRRLLLGTTGNFTDDLLEIPYKNYDYSKVLGSCCENVIGYVPVPVGIAGPLLIDGEYFHVPMATTEGCLVASTNRGSRALLKGGVTSRLLADGMTRGPVVRFPNIVRASEAMSWMQTQENFQKMKVSFDQTSRFARLIKIHVRNAGRHLFIRFVAKTGDAMGMNMLSKGTEKSLQTVQSYFPDMEVLSLSGNFCTDKKSAAVNWIEGRGKSVVCEAVVPSEIVTSVLKTSVHALVDVNISKNLIGSAVAGSIGGFNAHAANIVTAIFIATGQDPAQNVTSSNCMTLMEPWGPDGTDLYVSCTMPSIEIGTVGGGTGLPAQSACLAMLGVKGANIEQPGENASRLARIVCATVLAGELSLMAALTAGHLVKSHLRHNRSSTTVSNPMSIVQSTKEEQLSVPSISLPSPKQCSEY; from the exons ATGTTATATGAACATCATTCATCATTGAACATGAGAAAAAG ATTTGGATATTgcaagaaaagtaaaaaattggGCAAAATGTTGGCGAAACTCTTTGAAATACATGGCAGATTTTGTGCTAGTCATCCGTTAGAGGTAATCGTAACAACATTGACCCTAACAGCGTGTATGTTGAACATGGATACTGGAAATGGACAAACTCATGATGCTGATGTTCTACCTGTGACAGTAAATTGTCGGCATGGTCGATGTAATCCTGAC GATTTGAGCGCTGTGGAAATTATAGTAATGACTATAATACGATGTCTTGcaattctttttacatatCATCAATTCCGAAATCTTCAGAAACTTggttcaaaatatatattag GTATTGCTGGCTTATTCATAGTTTTTTCAAGTATAGTATTTACATCCAGCGTCGTAAATTTTGGTCGTAGCATCTTCGATCTAAA GGATGCactgttcttcttcttacttttgaTTGATCTTTCGAAAGCTGCTATATTAGCACAGTTCGCTTTAAGTTCTAGAAGTCAAGAAGAAGTACGTGCTAATATAGCTCGTGGGATGTCTCTTTTGGGTCCAACTATAACATTGGATACTCTAGTCGAAACACTTCTCATTGGAATAGGCTCTTTATCAGGCTTTAAACGATTGGAAACGCTCTGCAGTTTTGCGTGTCTTGGTGCAATTGTAAACTACGTTGTATTCTTGACATTTTATCCCGCGTGCTTATCACTCATTCTCGAG CTCTCTCGAGGAAATCACAGTATGGGTCCATTAAGTgcagataaaatttttatgatgtattctttaaacgaagaagaacaaaaaccAAATCCCGTAGTAGAACGTGTTAAACTAATTATGATTGCTGGTTTATTCGTGGTTCATGCAAACAG CCGTTGGCCATTTAAAAGTAGTGCAAGTGAACATACAGTAGAAGGTGCAATTCCAACCAATTCACATATTGTAGTAAATGCATATAACGAAACTGATAAACATTCAGAAATTAAAGAATACTTAATGAATTGGCTATCAGTTAGTGCAGAAAATATAGTTATACTGATTTTACTCCTGGCATTAGccattaaattcattttctttgaagATAAAGGAGATATAACAAAACAATTGAGGTTCGAAGAAGATAATACAGAGAACGTAATTGAATCAGAAATTATTACTACAGAAAAGATGGATGTTTCATTAAGACGAAGATTTGAAGGAACTATTCAACGACCAATCTTTCCATTGTCTGAAATAAATAGTGATTGGATAGAAGTAATAAACGAGCGTAACATAGAACTTGTtgataaagaaatacaaaCTGATGAAAAAGTGAGTTCTACGGATAGATCAAGTAACAAAGATTCTTCACACCGACCTATTGAACCAAGAAATTTAGAGGAGTGtattgaaatttatcaatCTGAG CTTGGAACAAACGCACTAACAGATACAGAAATCATTAATTtagtacaaaataaatatatacctgCATATCAATTAGAAAAAGCTGTAGGAGATATGGAAAGAAGTGTCTGCATCAGACGACTCTTATTAGGCACTACTGGAAATTTTACTGatgatttattagaaataccatataaaaattatgactACTCAAAAGTACTAGGATCCTGTTGTGAAAATGTTATTGGTTATGTACCAGTTCCTGTTGGCATTGCTGGACCTTTATTAATCGATGGAGAATATTTTCACGTTCCTATGGCTACGACCGAAGGTTGTTTAGTAGCATCTACTAATCGTGGCAGTAGAGCATTATTAAAAGGCGGAGTGACAAGCCGTTTATTGGCAGATGGTATGACAAGAGGACCGGTCGTTCGATTTCCAAACATCGTTAGAGCTAGCGAAGCTATGTCATGGATGCAAACTCAAGAAAACTTTCAAAAGATGAAAGTTAGTTTTGATCAAACAAGCAGATTTGCCAGATTAATCAAAATCCATGTACGAAATGCAGGaagacatttatttattcgcttCGTAGCCAAAACTGGCGATGCTATGGGAATGAATATGCTTTCCAAGGGAACAGAAAAATCTTTACAGACAGTACAATCATATTTCCCTGACATGGAAGTTTTATCTCTCAGTGGTAATTTCTGTACAGACAAAAAATCAGCTGCTGTAAATTGGATTGAAGGTAGAGGTAAAAGTGTAGTTTGTGAAGCAGTGGTGCCATCAGAAATAGTGACAAGTGTACTAAAGACATCTGTTCATGCATTAGTCGATGTCAATATAAGCAAAAATCTGATAGGATCAGCAGTAGCTGGTAGCATAGGAGGATTCAATGCTCATGCAGCGAATATAGTGACTGCCATTTTTATAGCTACTGGACAAGATCCTGCACAAAATGTAACTAGTAGCAATTGCATGACATTGATGGAACCATGGGGACCAGATGGTACAGATTTATATGTCTCTTGTACAATGCCAAGTATTGAAATAGGCACTGTAGGTGGAGGGACAGGACTTCCAGCACAAAGTGCATGTCTAGCTATGTTAGGTGTAAAAGGAGCAAATATAGAACAACCTGGTGAAAATGCCAGCAGACTTGCAAGGATAGTTTGTGCTACCGTACTTGCTGGAGAGTTATCTCTAATGGCTGCTCTAACAGCTGGACATTTAGTCAAAAGTCATCTTAGGCATAATAG ATCATCAACAACAGTAAGCAACCCAATGAGCATTGTGCAAAGTACTAAAGAAGAGCAATTATCAGTACCAAGTATATCACTACCTTCGCCAAAACAGTGTTCAGAATATTAG